In Musa acuminata AAA Group cultivar baxijiao chromosome BXJ3-11, Cavendish_Baxijiao_AAA, whole genome shotgun sequence, one DNA window encodes the following:
- the LOC103970877 gene encoding ankyrin repeat-containing protein At5g02620-like — protein MDPRLEEAAYAGDLTLLRRLLREDRLLLHRQAIAAAHLSDSPLHIAASLGHSDLVREILAVNPELAHGRNREGLSALHLAAAQGHLSVVNELLQYAAAANLCLATDNDSFMPAHTAALRGRLDVLTVLLDACPESLRAVTSQGDSILHLTVKSNSFETVQFLLNRTDENDELLNSGDAKGNTVLHLAVARKQLQTVKLLLGRRGIEVNATNMRGDTVLDMLLDSPCQLGDLLLGELIRAAGGRTTAEEGKTRPKSSPGDARASATVASHRSRPNRSEPKEKYNNKPATLMLVATLIATITFAAGLNPPGGFKQKDDGGSTPPIAEVNFDESSSEGEAVLKDDLELFLLFDMFGLFASLSIILLLICCVPRQTKMVMGILKWILWLAVFSTALAFSTAIVRIFSYQLYTVILLMSWFGILSLFMIWVCFRAIRGLLRKGGCWKKKDGEGESQGVPTRAVAIRTKIVVGALMIIIFGVVLIVNYLVFVYILNMPNNRII, from the exons ATGGATCCGAGACTAGAGGAAGCAGCTTATGCGGGAGACCTCACTTTGTTACGGCGTTTGCTACGAGAAGACCGGCTCCTGCTCCACAGGCAAGCCATCGCCGCGGCTCACCTGTCGGACAGCCCCCTCCACATCGCTGCATCGCTCGGCCACTCCGACCTGGTCCGGGAGATCCTCGCCGTAAACCCGGAGCTCGCGCATGGCCGCAACCGCGAAGGCCTTTCCGCCTTGCACCTGGCCGCTGCCCAAGGCCACTTGTCCGTGGTGAACGAGCTGCTGCAGTACGCAGCCGCTGCCAATCTCTGCTTGGCGACCGACAACGATAGCTTCATGCCCGCCCACACTGCAGCCTTACGAGGCAGGCTTGATGTATTGACAGTGTTACTGGATGCGTGCCCGGAGTCCTTGCGAGCTGTGACATCGCAAGGTGACTCCATCCTTCATCTTACTGTGAAATCGAACAGCTTCGAGACCGTGCAGTTCTTGCTGAACAGAACAGATGAAAACGATGAGCTGCTCAACTCCGGAGATGCGAAAGGCAACACCGTCCTGCACCTTGCTGTGGCCAGAAAACAGCTCCAG ACCGTGAAGTTGCTTCTGGGAAGGAGAGGTATCGAAGTTAACGCCACAAACATGAGAGGCGACACCGTCCTTGATATGCTACTGGATTCACCCTGCCAGCTTGGAGATCTGTTGTTGGGAGAACTGATTCGAGCAGCAGGTGGAAGAACCACAGCAGAAGAAGGGAAGACTCGGCCGAAATCGTCACCGGGTGATGCCAGAGCCTCTGCCACTGTCGCGTCACACAGAAGCCGACCAAATCGTTCTGAACCTAAAGAAAAGTACAACAACAAACCAGCAACACTAATGTTGGTGGCGACGTTGATCGCCACCATCACATTCGCAGCTGGGCTGAACCCCCCTGGTGGGTTTAAGCAGAAAGATGATGGTGGGTCGACTCCCCCCATTGCAGAAGTCAATTTTGATGAGAGTTCAAGTGAAGGGGAGGCAGTTCTAAAAGATGATCTCGAGTTATTCCTACTGTTCGACATGTTCGGGTTGTTTGCATCCTTGAGCATCATCCTCTTGTTGATATGTTGTGTGCCCAGACAGACTAAAATGGTGATGGGAATCCTAAAGTGGATTCTATGGCTGGCGGTGTTCTCGACGGCATTAGCATTCTCGACCGCCATTGTGCGAATATTTTCCTATCAGCTCTACACTGTCATCCTTCTCATGAGTTGGTTCGGAATTCTCAGTCTCTTCATGATTTGGGTGTGCTTTAGAGCGATCAGAGGCTTGTTGCGCAAAGGTGGATGctggaagaagaaagatggagaagGAGAAAGCCAGGGAGTCCCCACAAGGGCCGTTGCCATCCGCACGAAGATTGTGGTGGGCGCGTTGATGATAATTATCTTTGGAGTAGTTCTTATTGTAAATTATTTAGTGTttgtttatatattaaatatgccaaataatagaataatatga